Proteins found in one Ptychodera flava strain L36383 chromosome 3, AS_Pfla_20210202, whole genome shotgun sequence genomic segment:
- the LOC139130215 gene encoding uncharacterized protein isoform X2: MEKVDINRNKRTQPKVTYRKYVRPTGTAARQRPTSSPAGTARTTKTPVVVKSSNHIGGKQPKKQEKRATASVDGHASTPTVSFRNRDAIKEAVILSHLDLPDTENRNLSQELEAMNLMVCAKKQRKRSTNNNNNNKKGNKKGSTTSTTKSDDSDKQTSKHEKVNEREATRDRLYVTVPGARHEQWAGILETLIVIAAVKQFASYLASIAKLSERKRVLSTSRRISINQSDYRTGNGKETRRVVMVPKGTYQRWCTILESVKTAIEETKQHSSTVKSKGYGTLETDECKDSAFKPLPSTIYQQWCNSVDDWDLAITSQQAENNMAALCICPGNEQTPRVDRRDVRKSVVLTKTDLKDDITIPMPLTICVAWEKLLKGCKINISSKASISKVQAKRFSSYEKPPRRLQNNDAPVDEHAQNKPPTPMEDTVANDASQVMMSVPEAAYSEWRKLLDAWNVMVSCLGYRQYRLTLPKLPDLEEDQSHSVDQSEADVEDKLKKIILMPKTLHDMWFKALDAWNSLISTLGYGSKTTYIQRLNLLKMPETAFTARRRRVCMSYIENSDDSDHFISIPELVLTDWLNHAHGQWPSILETGHEMLMALGYEDYKTSLKQVQEFKDHVYGKQGGGGSSKAVTDVEKVYQHWVKLRDTWNAMVTVVGQSKLAATIPNIQGLEKNFKSAIRDTYLSDAEFDSYTEHSEGSGPVITLIPMNLYQVWDRELRRWILKAMKLGDEKPKSSIRSPGEVKNEILGRFRGDDNRIHAMDADSAIDNTLLIPRTNHQAWSKVLDKWNTMMTALDYENYSSTAVKIVDCSSFSNAKPYDHTSVKFLKKGLNTPVPETKTYQDKWKWFLDAMSLMVSAKQRQRCVKLLPEIQVNHSVIARTPLAFGSRGTKPGMFNHPCGIIINKHGKMVISDKDNHRLQVLDRRGLCKVTSEFKKFLRPFMPFGIAYSDDGKFFVTDISNNQIVVCNEYDQVLRIFGPKEGIVPRGITVTPQGQVLVTDVQEGRSCIRKYTLDGRHLGEFATYSAAEGQTQYPCALTVNSKGHVIVPGNGRPVIQTYDCNGRLQSSFSTASSVVTPYGIDVDQEDNVYICDFWNDRIAKYTGEGKFLYTIGQGQLKGPIDVAVISPFVIAVTEHQKHRVSILNL, translated from the exons ATGGAAAAAGTGGACATCAACCGGAATAAACGCACGCAGCCAAAGGTAACCTACAGAAAATATGTTCGACCGACCGGCACTGCGGCGCGGCAGCGTCCAACTTCATCTCCCGCGGGCACCGCCAGAACGACTAAGACGCCTGTGGTCGTCAAGTCATCAAATCATATCGGTGGTAAACAACCGAAAAAGCAAG AAAAGAGAGCCACGGCGTCCGTCGACGGTCACGCGTCCACTCCGACGGTCAGTTTCCGCAATCGAGATGCCATCAAGGAGGCCGTCATCCTGTCGCATCTGGACCTGCCCGACACGGAGAACAGAAATCTGAGCCAGGAACTGGAAGCCATGAATTTAATGGTGTGTGCGAAGAAACAGAGGAAGCGAtcaaccaacaacaacaacaacaacaaaaagg GAAATAAAAAAGGATCTACTACCTCCACGACGAAAAGTGACGACAGCGACAAGCAAACCAGCAAACACGAGAAAGTGAACGAAAGAGAGGCAACCCGTGACAGACTGTACGTCACTGTGCCCGGGGCCAGACATGAGCAATGGGCGGGGATATTGGAAACCTTGATTGTCATCGCTGCGGTCAAACAGTTTGCTTCATACCTGGCCAGTATCGCCAAGTTGTCAG AGAGGAAGCGTGTTCTCAGCACCTCTAGGAGAATTTCAATAAACCAATCAGATTACAGGACGGGAAATGGCAAGGAAACCAGGCGCGTTGTCATGGTACCGAAGGGGACCTATCAACGATGGTGTACCATATTGGAATCAGTCAAAACGGCCATCGAAGAAACGAAGCAGCACTCTTCGACGGTGAAAAGTAAAG GATATGGAACACTCGAAACTGACGAGTGTAAGGACTCTGCTTTCAAACCGTTGCCAAGCACAATATACCAGCAATGGTGTAACTCAGTCGACGACTGGGACCTGGCTATTACGTCACAGCAGGCTGAAAACAATATGGCCGCCCTGTGCATTTGCCCAG GAAACGAGCAGACGCCGAGAGTCGACCGCCGCGATGTAAGGAAATCGGTGGTTCTCACAAAGACAGACCTCAAAGACGACATCACGATACCAATGCCCCTGACGATATGCGTGGCCTGGGAGAAATTACTGAAAGGCTGTAAGATAAATATCTCGTCCAAGGCGTCGATTTCGAAGGTGCAAG CTAAAAGGTTTAGTTCCTATGAAAAGCCACCGCGACGACTCCAGAACAACGACGCCCCAGTAGACGAGCATGCGCAGAACAAGCCGCCGACACCCATGGAGGACACGGTCGCAAACGATGCAAGCCAAGTCATGATGTCAGTCCCAGAGGCTGCGTACAGTGAATGGAGGAAATTGCTCGACGCGTGGAACGTGATGGTGTCGTGCCTCGGTTACAGGCAGTATCGATTGACGCTTCCTAAATTACCAG ATTTGGAAGAAGACCAAAGTCACAGTGTGGACCAATCAGAGGCAGACGTTGAAGACAAACTTAAGAAGATTATCTTGATGCCCAAGACACTGCATGACATGTGGTTCAAAGCTTTAGACGCCTGGAACTCTCTGATTTCTACTCTTGGATACGGTAGCAAGACAACTTACATCCAAAGGTTAAACT TGTTAAAGATGCCGGAAACTGCATTTACTGCCAGAAGGAGACGAGTTTGCATGTCTTACATCGAAAACAGCGACGATAGCGATCACTTCATCAGCATTCCTGAACTGGTATTGACCGACTGGTTGAA CCATGCTCACGGTCAATGGCCTAGCATACTTGAAACTGGTCATGAGATGTTAATGGCCCTCGGATACGAAGATTACAAGACAAGTTTAAAACAGGTGCAAG AATTCAAGGATCACGTGTACGGAAAGCAGGGGGGCGGTGGGTCGAGCAAGGCTGTCACTGACGTTGAAAAGGTGTACCAGCATTGGGTCAAGCTGAGAGATACCTGGAACGCCATGGTCACGGTAGTTGGTCAATCCAAGCTAGCTGCCACCATTCCTAACATCCAAG GACTAGagaaaaacttcaaaagtgcgatcAGAGACACCTACCTGAGCGATGCAGAGTTTGACTCATATACGGAACACAGTGAAGGCAGTGGCCCAGTGATCACACTAATACCCATGAATCTGTACCAAGTGTGGGACAGAGAACTTAGACGATGGATCTTGAAAGCCATGAAGTTAGGAGACGAGAAACCGAAGAGTAGTATCAGGTCACCTGGCGAAGTAAAGAATG AAATTCTTGGTCGCTTTAGAGGCGATGACAACCGCATCCATGCCATGGACGCTGACTCGGCTATCGACAACACTCTTCTCATACCGAGGACAAATCATCAAGCGTGGTCGAAGGTCCTTGACAAGTGGAACACGATGATGACTGCCTTGGATTATGAAAACTACTCGTCTACTGCTGTTAAAATTGTAG ATTGTAGCAGTTTCTCCAACGCCAAGCCCTATGATCATACGAGTGTAAAATTTCTCAAGAAAGGCCTGAACACACCCGTACCAGAGACGAAGACCTATCAAGACAAATGGAAATGGTTCTTAGACGCCATGTCTTTGATGGTTTCAGCGAAACAGCGACAGAGATGCGTTAAACTGTTACCAGAGATTCAAG TTAATCACTCAGTCATTGCACGAACACCTCTTGCTTTTGGATCAAGAGGTACTAAGCCTGGCATGTTTAACCATCCCTGTGGGATCATCATCAACAAACATGGGAAGATGGTCATCTCCGACAAGGATAACCATCGGCTGCAGGTGCTCGACCGTCGCGGGCTGTGCAAGGTGACGTCAGAGTTCAAGAAGTTTCTTCGACCCTTCATGCCTTTCGGGATCGCTTACAGCGACGACGGCAAGTTCTTCGTTACAGACATCAGCAATAATCAAATCGTCGTCTGCAATGAGTACGACCAAGTATTAAGGATATTCGGCCCGAAGGAAGGGATTGTGCCGCGTGGAATCACTGTCACTCCACAAGGCCAAGTGCTTGTCACCGATGTCCAAGAGGGTAGGTCGTGCATTCGTAAGTACACCCTCGACGGTCGCCACCTTGGAGAATTTGCGACCTACAGCGCCGCCGAGGGTCAGACGCAGTATCCATGCGCCCTCACCGTCAACAGCAAGGGGCACGTCATCGTTCCAGGAAACGGGCGTCCAGTCATACAGACCTACGATTGCAACGGGCGACTGCAATCATCGTTCAGCACTGCCAGTTCTGTCGTCACGCCTTACGGAATCGACGTCGATCAGGAGGACAATGTCTATATCTGCGACTTCTGGAACGACCGGATCGCCAAGTACACAGGCGAGGGAAAGTTTCTGTACACGATAGGTCAAGGGCAGCTCAAAGGACCGATTGACGTGGCAGTTATCAGTCCGTTCGTTATCGCAGTTACAGAGCACCAAAAGCACCGGGTTAGCATCCTGAACTTGTGA
- the LOC139130215 gene encoding uncharacterized protein isoform X1 — MEKVDINRNKRTQPKVTYRKYVRPTGTAARQRPTSSPAGTARTTKTPVVVKSSNHIGGKQPKKQEKRATASVDGHASTPTVSFRNRDAIKEAVILSHLDLPDTENRNLSQELEAMNLMVCAKKQRKRSTNNNNNNKKGNKKGSTTSTTKSDDSDKQTSKHEKVNEREATRDRLYVTVPGARHEQWAGILETLIVIAAVKQFASYLASIAKLSERKRVLSTSRRISINQSDYRTGNGKETRRVVMVPKGTYQRWCTILESVKTAIEETKQHSSTVKSKGYGTLETDECKDSAFKPLPSTIYQQWCNSVDDWDLAITSQQAENNMAALCICPGNEQTPRVDRRDVRKSVVLTKTDLKDDITIPMPLTICVAWEKLLKGCKINISSKASISKVQAKRFSSYEKPPRRLQNNDAPVDEHAQNKPPTPMEDTVANDASQVMMSVPEAAYSEWRKLLDAWNVMVSCLGYRQYRLTLPKLPDLEEDQSHSVDQSEADVEDKLKKIILMPKTLHDMWFKALDAWNSLISTLGYGSKTTYIQRLNLLKMPETAFTARRRRVCMSYIENSDDSDHFISIPELVLTDWLNHAHGQWPSILETGHEMLMALGYEDYKTSLKQVQEFKDHVYGKQGGGGSSKAVTDVEKVYQHWVKLRDTWNAMVTVVGQSKLAATIPNIQGLEKNFKSAIRDTYLSDAEFDSYTEHSEGSGPVITLIPMNLYQVWDRELRRWILKAMKLGDEKPKSSIRSPGEVKNEILGRFRGDDNRIHAMDADSAIDNTLLIPRTNHQAWSKVLDKWNTMMTALDYENYSSTAVKIVDCSSFSNAKPYDHTSVKFLKKGLNTPVPETKTYQDKWKWFLDAMSLMVSAKQRQRCVKLLPEIQAVNHSVIARTPLAFGSRGTKPGMFNHPCGIIINKHGKMVISDKDNHRLQVLDRRGLCKVTSEFKKFLRPFMPFGIAYSDDGKFFVTDISNNQIVVCNEYDQVLRIFGPKEGIVPRGITVTPQGQVLVTDVQEGRSCIRKYTLDGRHLGEFATYSAAEGQTQYPCALTVNSKGHVIVPGNGRPVIQTYDCNGRLQSSFSTASSVVTPYGIDVDQEDNVYICDFWNDRIAKYTGEGKFLYTIGQGQLKGPIDVAVISPFVIAVTEHQKHRVSILNL, encoded by the exons ATGGAAAAAGTGGACATCAACCGGAATAAACGCACGCAGCCAAAGGTAACCTACAGAAAATATGTTCGACCGACCGGCACTGCGGCGCGGCAGCGTCCAACTTCATCTCCCGCGGGCACCGCCAGAACGACTAAGACGCCTGTGGTCGTCAAGTCATCAAATCATATCGGTGGTAAACAACCGAAAAAGCAAG AAAAGAGAGCCACGGCGTCCGTCGACGGTCACGCGTCCACTCCGACGGTCAGTTTCCGCAATCGAGATGCCATCAAGGAGGCCGTCATCCTGTCGCATCTGGACCTGCCCGACACGGAGAACAGAAATCTGAGCCAGGAACTGGAAGCCATGAATTTAATGGTGTGTGCGAAGAAACAGAGGAAGCGAtcaaccaacaacaacaacaacaacaaaaagg GAAATAAAAAAGGATCTACTACCTCCACGACGAAAAGTGACGACAGCGACAAGCAAACCAGCAAACACGAGAAAGTGAACGAAAGAGAGGCAACCCGTGACAGACTGTACGTCACTGTGCCCGGGGCCAGACATGAGCAATGGGCGGGGATATTGGAAACCTTGATTGTCATCGCTGCGGTCAAACAGTTTGCTTCATACCTGGCCAGTATCGCCAAGTTGTCAG AGAGGAAGCGTGTTCTCAGCACCTCTAGGAGAATTTCAATAAACCAATCAGATTACAGGACGGGAAATGGCAAGGAAACCAGGCGCGTTGTCATGGTACCGAAGGGGACCTATCAACGATGGTGTACCATATTGGAATCAGTCAAAACGGCCATCGAAGAAACGAAGCAGCACTCTTCGACGGTGAAAAGTAAAG GATATGGAACACTCGAAACTGACGAGTGTAAGGACTCTGCTTTCAAACCGTTGCCAAGCACAATATACCAGCAATGGTGTAACTCAGTCGACGACTGGGACCTGGCTATTACGTCACAGCAGGCTGAAAACAATATGGCCGCCCTGTGCATTTGCCCAG GAAACGAGCAGACGCCGAGAGTCGACCGCCGCGATGTAAGGAAATCGGTGGTTCTCACAAAGACAGACCTCAAAGACGACATCACGATACCAATGCCCCTGACGATATGCGTGGCCTGGGAGAAATTACTGAAAGGCTGTAAGATAAATATCTCGTCCAAGGCGTCGATTTCGAAGGTGCAAG CTAAAAGGTTTAGTTCCTATGAAAAGCCACCGCGACGACTCCAGAACAACGACGCCCCAGTAGACGAGCATGCGCAGAACAAGCCGCCGACACCCATGGAGGACACGGTCGCAAACGATGCAAGCCAAGTCATGATGTCAGTCCCAGAGGCTGCGTACAGTGAATGGAGGAAATTGCTCGACGCGTGGAACGTGATGGTGTCGTGCCTCGGTTACAGGCAGTATCGATTGACGCTTCCTAAATTACCAG ATTTGGAAGAAGACCAAAGTCACAGTGTGGACCAATCAGAGGCAGACGTTGAAGACAAACTTAAGAAGATTATCTTGATGCCCAAGACACTGCATGACATGTGGTTCAAAGCTTTAGACGCCTGGAACTCTCTGATTTCTACTCTTGGATACGGTAGCAAGACAACTTACATCCAAAGGTTAAACT TGTTAAAGATGCCGGAAACTGCATTTACTGCCAGAAGGAGACGAGTTTGCATGTCTTACATCGAAAACAGCGACGATAGCGATCACTTCATCAGCATTCCTGAACTGGTATTGACCGACTGGTTGAA CCATGCTCACGGTCAATGGCCTAGCATACTTGAAACTGGTCATGAGATGTTAATGGCCCTCGGATACGAAGATTACAAGACAAGTTTAAAACAGGTGCAAG AATTCAAGGATCACGTGTACGGAAAGCAGGGGGGCGGTGGGTCGAGCAAGGCTGTCACTGACGTTGAAAAGGTGTACCAGCATTGGGTCAAGCTGAGAGATACCTGGAACGCCATGGTCACGGTAGTTGGTCAATCCAAGCTAGCTGCCACCATTCCTAACATCCAAG GACTAGagaaaaacttcaaaagtgcgatcAGAGACACCTACCTGAGCGATGCAGAGTTTGACTCATATACGGAACACAGTGAAGGCAGTGGCCCAGTGATCACACTAATACCCATGAATCTGTACCAAGTGTGGGACAGAGAACTTAGACGATGGATCTTGAAAGCCATGAAGTTAGGAGACGAGAAACCGAAGAGTAGTATCAGGTCACCTGGCGAAGTAAAGAATG AAATTCTTGGTCGCTTTAGAGGCGATGACAACCGCATCCATGCCATGGACGCTGACTCGGCTATCGACAACACTCTTCTCATACCGAGGACAAATCATCAAGCGTGGTCGAAGGTCCTTGACAAGTGGAACACGATGATGACTGCCTTGGATTATGAAAACTACTCGTCTACTGCTGTTAAAATTGTAG ATTGTAGCAGTTTCTCCAACGCCAAGCCCTATGATCATACGAGTGTAAAATTTCTCAAGAAAGGCCTGAACACACCCGTACCAGAGACGAAGACCTATCAAGACAAATGGAAATGGTTCTTAGACGCCATGTCTTTGATGGTTTCAGCGAAACAGCGACAGAGATGCGTTAAACTGTTACCAGAGATTCAAG CAGTTAATCACTCAGTCATTGCACGAACACCTCTTGCTTTTGGATCAAGAGGTACTAAGCCTGGCATGTTTAACCATCCCTGTGGGATCATCATCAACAAACATGGGAAGATGGTCATCTCCGACAAGGATAACCATCGGCTGCAGGTGCTCGACCGTCGCGGGCTGTGCAAGGTGACGTCAGAGTTCAAGAAGTTTCTTCGACCCTTCATGCCTTTCGGGATCGCTTACAGCGACGACGGCAAGTTCTTCGTTACAGACATCAGCAATAATCAAATCGTCGTCTGCAATGAGTACGACCAAGTATTAAGGATATTCGGCCCGAAGGAAGGGATTGTGCCGCGTGGAATCACTGTCACTCCACAAGGCCAAGTGCTTGTCACCGATGTCCAAGAGGGTAGGTCGTGCATTCGTAAGTACACCCTCGACGGTCGCCACCTTGGAGAATTTGCGACCTACAGCGCCGCCGAGGGTCAGACGCAGTATCCATGCGCCCTCACCGTCAACAGCAAGGGGCACGTCATCGTTCCAGGAAACGGGCGTCCAGTCATACAGACCTACGATTGCAACGGGCGACTGCAATCATCGTTCAGCACTGCCAGTTCTGTCGTCACGCCTTACGGAATCGACGTCGATCAGGAGGACAATGTCTATATCTGCGACTTCTGGAACGACCGGATCGCCAAGTACACAGGCGAGGGAAAGTTTCTGTACACGATAGGTCAAGGGCAGCTCAAAGGACCGATTGACGTGGCAGTTATCAGTCCGTTCGTTATCGCAGTTACAGAGCACCAAAAGCACCGGGTTAGCATCCTGAACTTGTGA